The segment TCTTCTTCCTTAAGGTTATACATGGAACCTTTGACCAAAAAGCTTCTTTTTGAAGTCCACCTGAATCTGTAATGACTAATGTACTTTCCTTGACGAGCTTCATCATTGAAAAATAGTCTAGAGGATTTATGAGAATTAAATTTTCATTGTTAATTTTTACTCCTATTTGGGTTAATTTATTTCTCGTTTTTGGATGCGCTGGAAAAACTACTTTTTCTTCAAGTGAAGTTACAGCTTTTAATATACTTAGTAATTTAACAGAGTCCTCCGCATCCTCCTCTCTATGAACTGTCAAAACAAAATATTCTTTAGGCTTTAACTTATCAAATATATCATTTCCAAGTGTTTTTAGAAGACTTTTCTCATAAACTTCAAACGTGGTATCTCCTGAGAATATCACATGTCCA is part of the Candidatus Methanomethylicota archaeon genome and harbors:
- a CDS encoding UDP-N-acetylglucosamine 2-epimerase; this translates as MITAKSRIPSAHIESGARCYDMAMEEEINRRVIDHISSLLFTHSENCNDNLLRENVLGHVIFSGDTTFEVYEKSLLKTLGNDIFDKLKPKEYFVLTVHREEDAEDSVKLLSILKAVTSLEEKVVFPAHPKTRNKLTQIGVKINNENLILINPLDYFSMMKLVKESTLVITDSGGLQKEAFWSKVPCITLRKKTEWIETVKLGVNFLAGTNEREIVSLIKSVMNDYDEIMTRLKDAHNPYINADLIPSKVIMDHLILVGKNCLG